DNA from Piliocolobus tephrosceles isolate RC106 unplaced genomic scaffold, ASM277652v3 unscaffolded_36290, whole genome shotgun sequence:
GAGACCAGCCCCCAGGGGTAAGGACAGAGCATTTGGGATCTGTGTCTGTGCTTCTCTCCACCCACACTGCTCAGGCTTCGggcttcatcttcccaaactccACTTGGTCGTCTCATTCTGGTTTTAGAGGAGTGGACCAATTCTCAGGCttctttgtttcatgtatttaattGACTTCATGGAGAAAACTAGACCCATCTTAGCAAACACTTTTATGTTGAGTTTCTTTCTCAGGTGTAATGTCTTTTAAACTCCTACTGCTTCTCCCCATGACTCTGCAGTACAAGAAGAATTCCTATGGTGTCCACCCCTACTACATGGGGCTGGAGGAGGATGGCAGTGCCCACGGAGTGTTCCTGCTGAACAGCAATGCCATGGGTAAGGCCGTCCAGCGCCTCCCTTATTTTGGGGGGCTACCAATCATGCTTGAGtcagtttagaattttttttgccCAACTGTTCCTTGaagtcaaaatttttattttatgggcattagtgtttattttttctttgtctttagccTTTCTGTTTATTTCAGTATAGGATCATGTGATAAGAGGATTTAAGCGAACCCTCATTTTGGTAAAAATCACATAAGAAGGGATAGTAAAACCACATGGGTCCCAAATATCCTGGAGGCCAGCTCGTGGAAGCCAGTTATATAATTTGAATTAGGCTAAAACTATGGGTCAGAGAAGTTAGTCTGGGGGTATGAGGGTGTATGGTACATTGAAAAATTACCTGTCGGGTACTATGTTTGCTATCTGGGTAACAGGATTcctaccccaaacctcagcatcatgcaatattcccatgtaacaaatgtGAATGCGTACCTCtttatccaaaataaaagttgaaatgtaaaaataattttataagagtAGAATGACAAAATATAGTAAAGTACACCAAAAGAAATCACACCCAGAAATGGGACCTGTAGACTTCCACTGAACTTCTTCAGTTCTGTGTGTGGATGATAGAAAATGCCTGCTCTTACCACTCTGTGATAGGGAGGGTGCAGGAAGATGGAGAATGTGTGGATTTCAGGGGTGATGTGGCAGATATCCCTCGTGATGTGGAAGGCTTCCATCTGGCTtggcatttttcttcattttcagacGTGACGTTCCAGCCCCTGCCTGCCTTGACATACCGTACCACAGGGGGAGTTCTGGACTTTTATGTGTTCTTGGGGCCAACTCCAGAGCTTGTCACCCAGCAGTACACTGAGGTAGGGGGAAACCCAATTGTTTATCAAGCACTTATACAGCACATTCTGGGTGCCAGAGCCCACATCTGTTAGTATAACTCTCAGATGATAACTGGAAATATTGGTCTTTCTTGGAGAGAGAttatagaataagaaaaaataaacacattcagATTATCATTAAATGTTTAGCCTCTGTAAGCATTGCAGAAGAGCAGATGTTGTGGTGGTactagtggtggtgatggtagtgatagtgtggtggtggtggtgtttgtggTTATGGTgggggtgatggtgatgatggcagtAGGGGCTGACGGTGGGGACAGTGATGTggaaatggtgataataatggtggtagtagtggtagtggtggtgatggtggtgatagtcgtgggggtggtggtgatgggtgtgttagtgatggtggtaatgatgatgatggggGTGGCGGatatggtggtggttgtggtggtgacAGTGGGGTGGTGTTAGGAgtatggtggtggtagtggttgtGATAATACTGATGATGGTGGGGGTGGTGATGGTgtttgtggtggtgatggtgtttgtggtagtgatggtgatgatggtggtggttgtggtggtggtgacagtgggGTGGTGTGAGGAGTGTGATGTTTGTGATAGTGGTTGTGATGATAgtggggatggtggtgggggtggtagtggggtggtggtgatggtagtgaaGGGTAATGATGATGGTCATGATGGTGGTGGAGGGCATGATGggggtagtggtggtgatggtgaaaatagtgatggtggtggtgaccATGGTGGTTTTGGCAGCAGCAGCAAGTACTTATGTACTACCTACTGCACTTCACTGATTTATTGCTTGCTGCCTGTTAGAACACTTGGCACATAATAACTCCTTCAGTCCTCACAAAAGGACTCTGAGGCAGAGGCTATTATTATACCCTtatttacagctgaagaaactgaagcactaAGAGATTACTtaatttttgcccaaagtcacacaggtagCAGGATTGGAGCCTATATGCTAAGACAGGTATTTTGCCTCTGATTCTGGGCTTCTTAATGAGTTACCTAAAGTGTCTCTAGGAATGGAGTAAAATCAgcttttccataatttttaagaAGGAGGTCAAGCCTAGCAGAAAGCTTTCTCCAAGTATCCCAGTGGCTCTATATCCTGTCAGTTTTGATGTGGATTTCAATTAGTTAGTTGTCTAGCTTGGGGCTTGGAAAAATATTCTTATTAGTTTATGTAAAACTTCAATCTGGTGCCTCTGTTCTGAGgactaatattttctattttttctagttGATTGGCCGGCCTGTGATGGTACCTTACTGGTCTTTGGGTTTCCAGCTGTGTCGCTATGGATACCAGAATGACTCTGAGATCGCCAACTTGTATGACGAGATGGTGGCCGCCCAGATCCCTTATGTAGGTTCTCAGTCATGGCTCTGGAGTTTCATAAGTAACCCAGGTGCCTCTGTGTCTGGGTTCATTTGTCTAATGTTTGTGGGATTCTATGAAGACATAATGTTCTTTTTCAGACAATATCACAGTTAGCTTCACCCTAGCATGATAATATAGGTAAGGGTGCTTGTTTCCATCTTCTAGAGATGATAGCTCAAGACTCACTGTGACTTGCCAGAGGGAGATAGGCTGGCTCCAGGACTTTTTCTGCTATCTCAtgcttccttccatttctttcacaTGTCTTCAAAACATTTAGTCAAAACGTCCTGAGTTCCATAAGAATAAATGATATCCCACAGTTCTTTTACTTAATTCTTGAAAAAAACTAACCCCAGTCAGACCATTGTATACGTGGATACGACCTCAGTTCCTGCAGCCCTGGTGCTGTAGCACAGTGTCCTATCGACTCTGAACTAATCACTGATGGAATACACAGATCCTGGTATGGGTTTCCAGAgggcaaaaatatataaataaacctTATCTTTCactggagagtgggaggagaccCAGTCATCAGAGAATTAATCCAGTGTGCCATCGCTTATctaattttattctacatttctcttgttttacaATAGTTCCATTAGTGGAACATAGTGTTTCCATTAGTGGATAGTGAAATACAATATTCCTTCTCCAGAAGAATGTTGTATCTGATTTCCCTCAGGATTGGGTATTCCAAAGCACCTATACAGTGTTGCTTTGTTTTGATATGTTTTGCAGATTTACCATCCACATTGTATTAGCCCTGGGTAGTTAACAGTATTTTTTCAAAGCATGAACCACTGATACCAGGGGAAGCCTCTTGGGGGAGGTCATCACAATCACTCCTGATAGTGGCAGTTTACAAAGCACTGTCCAATCCAGTGTACTTATTTATCCTCAAAATAGCCGTGTTAGAGAGGCATTCTCATCCTATTTTATGCTGACTTaaggtttttttctatttgatcaCTGAACATTgtaaaaaataagtgaatttcCCAGCACCTGTACCTAACAaatggcagggctgggatttgaaaGCATCAACAAGAATCTGTCTGGAATTCCACCATGGGTGGTGGAGGGTTGTTCTCCTGTAAAGCTTGAGCATGTACAGCAGCAGCCACTCAGCTCCCCGTGTCCTCCCGCAGGACGTGCAGTACTCAGACATCGACTACATGGAGCGGCAGCTGGACTTCACCCTCAGCCCCAAGTTTGCTGGGTTTCCAGCTCTGATCAATCGCATGAAGGCTGATGGGATGCGGGTCATCCTCATTCTGGTTAGTCCTGATGTGAATGTGTGCGATCTGTTTGGGAGCAGGTATGGGCTTTGGTGGAGAAAGAGTTATACTTTATTTCCATGTTGCAAGTAGATAAATTGAAGTGCAGTAAGAAGTGTGTATTTCCCAGGACTCACAGAAACTCTACAGTTCAGGAAGAAGCCAGCGAGTTCGCCCTGGAGGAgttctcctttattctgtttcTCTTCATTCTCTAGCTTTGGTTTTCCGAACTGACTTATGCTTTGATTTCAGGATCCAGCCATTTCTGGCAATGAGACACAGCCCTATCCTGCCTTCACTCGGGGCTTGGAGGATGACATCTTCATCAAATACCCAAATGATGGAGACATTGTCTGGGGAAAGGTATAATCCTAAGGAATGATCCACTAGTCCCTAGCCTGAGGGTGGGTCACGGTTAGTGGGTCTCACGCCTGTGTATATTATTTCTGGCGTTTTCTATTTGGGCTCTGAGGTCAGACACTCTCCTTTTCTCAAACAATATTTGTTGATACAGTTAAGAACTTTTAAAGTAATGTAACGCGTTATGGAATTCACTTTTCCATGAATCCTACATGATAATCAAAGTATCATTGCTCCTAGGACATGGTTTATACAATTTCTTCGGAAATCCTATGTAAGGGAAACTGTCTCGTGCATCGCTACTGAGCGTGTTTCTCTCCATAGGTCTGGCCCGATTTTCCTGATGTTGTTGTGAATGAATCTCTAGACTGGGACAGCCAAGTGGAGGTAAAAGGGTCTTTGTAAATTTGGGTGGAGTCAGGGTTTGTAGGCAGGGGCAGCCCTTCCTGGGATTCTAGACATACCTGTACCATGGACATGGGCTTGGCACAGGCAAAACACTTAGGGGATGTGTCTTGGGTGTCAGTCTGTGCCAATTAGTTTACATGGAGTAATACTTTACTGCCCACTGGGATGTAGATATGTGTTATTATCCTTGGGATTTAAGACCAGAGAGCTCAAATTACTTGTCCAAGGTTTTAGGTGACTTGTCCATGGTTTTAGGTGACAGAGTGTTGATTTCAATTTCGAGGTTGTCAGATTACAAAGGCCCAAGAAATTTCCACTTTTCCTCCGAAAAGTGCTATCTTTTCTCTGAACTAGTATACTTACTGTTGTTGCCTTGGTTATCCCTTTTAAACAGTCTTCAACCCTCGAAGACTGATcgttttctttgtatatatttttgtttttttccccatgaaCACGTTTCTCCATTTCCACACTTATAAGTCCTCCTCTGAGCTCAATCCTTCCTTGGGTTTCTCAACTTTGCTTTTACCTCTCAGTCTCCAGCCTTATTGTAAAACCTGTTCTCTCCTGGGGACAGTTTGTTGCTTGTAATGGATCCAGGTAGCCTATGCTTCTGGACCTGAAGTTTTTTCCAGATTCACTAAGCATTTCTTGCTTGAATGAATACATGGCCCCTTACAGGTCTAGGAAGCCTACAGCCCCATCCTCTGGCCAAGATGTGTGTCTCCTGAACTGAGGCAGCCTGTGTGCTTTACTATCAATTGTTGTGACAGTTCCCACAGACAGGGTTGTCAGGGTGGGACTGAGGACTTCCTGGGTAGCAAGTGCCTTGCCCTACCTCTTGAGCTGTTCTTCAATAATGGTTATTCTTTCTGGGCAGGAATTGTGGCAGGGCACGTGTAGCCTATGTGACCCCCACAGGAGAGCTGAGGAGACAAGGAAAAGGCCTCTTTTCTAGGACATCTGCCAGGAATTGAAGGGATAAAGAAGCTGTCCTGTTCCGTCAGCAATGTGGTATATGTTGTAGAGTCTAGATACTCTCTCAGGATCAAGTATTAATCAAATATCCATATTGTGGGAACAAATCCCAGCAGTTGTAAATTCGGTTAGCAGCCACTCAGAAGCCCAGGCGTGAAAACCTCTTTTGGGAGTTCTTTCTACATAATGTGAGATCATAGCCCATGGACAGAGTTGCAGGAAAAACATTCCAGTCACCAGGAATGTGACTGGCAAGAGTTAGGCCAAATATTCATGCTGTATCCAGATAAGTTGGTTTTCAGGGCACGTGGTAAGTCCTAGAGGGAAAGACGTATATTAGACAGAACCACACAATCTGGAGCCAGGGGCTAAGGCCTGGTACAGCTCCTATAGGGTAGGGAGAACAGATGGTACTGCAAACCCGTGATGCGTTCTTCTCTGGTGTCAGTCTCTGACCTCCTGGATCCCAGAGCCAGTTGGCAGCAGTagcactttttaatttaaaatgagacaCACTTGGGACCAGGCTGCTTGGCTATTGGACTGCATGTCTTTATTTACTGTCAGTAGATGCAGTGAAACAAAACGAACAAAACAAGACGGGGCAGGTTTTGAAGATTGGCAAGAACGAGTCAGTCTCAGTTCAAGGCTGGTTTTCTTTTGTCTACTACTGAACAAGTATCTATCTGtttatgtatatctatgtatttatctatctatcttcaaTCTATCATGTCTATGTATCTACCAGTCGATCTATTAATTCATCCACacactatctatctatctatctatctatctatctatctatctatctatctatcaactATCTATCATCTACTTcatctatctgtatctatctgtctatccacTGTATCTACTCAGGTtataactatctatctatctatctgtctgtctgtctgtctatctatccagCCACCCtattcatttttatctatttgtctGTCTATCATTCTATCCTATCTATTCTCTATCTCTACCTTTATTCGTCCACTCACCCTATCTATCCAAATccctcatctatctatctatctatctatctatctatctatctatctatcaatcatttatctacctatttatctatcatctatatgtatgtatgtatgtatgtatactatTCAAGGGAGAAGATTTAGCTTCCTGTCCTCTCGTCACCTGTCACAGAAAATCACTTGAAGTTTAGGGGTCCAAGCAGCCCACATGGACACAGGTACCTGCCCATCCAAAGAAGTTCTGGGTCATGGGCTTCTTGACTTTTATCAAGTAGTCAGTATCAGAACCCCACAGTTCATCAGCCAGTAGGGGCAACGCTGCTATCCTAAGGCAATTTGGAAATCTGAGGGCAGTGTTGGTTATCACAGGGACACCAGAGGCATTCAGTGGGCAGTGGGCAAGGATGTCGATAGCTCTGATTGCAGGGAATTCTCCACAAAATATCTCTCACCTCAAATGCCAGTTGTGCCCCTGATGAGAAACTCTTCATTAGGGAGTCACAGAATCTGTTAGCTCATAAGAGATAAGTCTTCGTAGATAGGATAATTATAACTATTGGTTGGTACAAaggtaattgcggtttttgccactgaaagttattaaaagtaggctgggcacagtggctcacacctgtaatcccagcactttgggaggccggtcacgaggtcaggagttcgataccaacctgaccaacatagtgaaaccccatctgtactaaaaatacaacaattagccaagcgtggcggcacatgcttgtaatcccagttactcagggggctgagacaggagaatcacttgaacccgggagcagaggttgcagtgagccaagattgacccactgcactccagcctgggcaacaaagcgagactccatctcagaaaaagaaagaaagttattaaaagtaatgacaaaaactgcaattacctttgcaccaacctaatatttatattattaatagtaaGACCCACTCAATGAAGCTGGTGAGGATGAAGCCACTGATGTCCAGGTCTGGCTTCACTGAACATAAAACAAACAGCCAACAGTCCCACAAAAGCAGATTTCTGAGTCCAAAGCTCCAGCGATTTAATTCAATAAGTCTGTGATGGGATCTGTGAATTGCGTTTTGTAGCGTGTGATGTGCTACAAAAAGCCTGTGAGGTGATCCTGAGGCCCAGTGTGTGGGTGGGCACATCACTGTTTGAAGACTGGAGAAAGTGAAGGCAGAAGCCACAAAGGCAAGACTTGAATATGCACAGGTGTAAGGCAGAGCCAGCACCTTGGAGAACGGCAGAACATTTTTCTGAAGTTGGTAGGGGTCATCGGAGCAGTACTTAGGGAAGTTCCTACATCATGGCTGGCCAGGTTCCCCACGTGTACCCCGTATGGGATACAATTCTGACTCAGATATGGCTGATAATCTCTTTATTCTAATTCTCCATTCCCCACCCATCCCATTGATTCTAACCCTGCCTGATCTGGAGCTCTCTGTTTCTGGTGAAAGGTTCTCTTTGTCGGGTTTCCTGGTTTCTACCTCCATTTCCTTAAAGGCATCCCTGGCAAGCCCACTTCTCTCAGGATTCTGTGTGATGTGAGCCGCTGTCTTCTCACGTCCTTGACAGCCAAACCCATGCAGGCTgatctatttctgttttctcatattCCTTTTCTTGCCCTTTATGTAGACATATGGGTTCCTACCTGCCTTTTGTCTATTGTGTATAAGAACTGGAGTTCCCCTAGACCAAgtcctcattctgttgcctaccCCACCCTTCTCACCAGCATTCTTTAGCTCTTTAACTCTTACAATGGTGTGATTATCATAAAGGAGGCTATTTACTGAGACATACAAAGGACCATAATGTTCCATAACAAGCAACATTTATTTGCTGCTTGTAAGAGGTGTGAACCCACCATTAAACAGTGAGTATATATTTTGTGTCAAGTTCTAAGCTAAGCATTGtgcaaaatataaatatcacTCAGATGAATATAAAACAAGCTTCTTGCTCTCAAAAGTCTACAATGTCGTTAAGAAGTTGTATCTGGCTAGGCACGgtgtcccatgcctgtaatcgcatgacttcgggaggctgaggttggtggatcacttgaggtcaggaatttaagaacagcctggccaacatgaagaaaccacctctctactagaaatacaaaaattagccaggtgtggtgatgcgtgcctgtaatcccagctactcaggaggctgaggcaaaagaatcacttgaacctggaaggcagagttttcagtgagccgag
Protein-coding regions in this window:
- the LOC113222911 gene encoding maltase-glucoamylase, intestinal-like; amino-acid sequence: MFIRISTRLPSKYLYGFGETEHTSYRRDLEWHTWGMFSRDQPPGYKKNSYGVHPYYMGLEEDGSAHGVFLLNSNAMDVTFQPLPALTYRTTGGVLDFYVFLGPTPELVTQQYTELIGRPVMVPYWSLGFQLCRYGYQNDSEIANLYDEMVAAQIPYDVQYSDIDYMERQLDFTLSPKFAGFPALINRMKADGMRVILILDPAISGNETQPYPAFTRGLEDDIFIKYPNDGDIVWGKVWPDFPDVVVNESLDWDSQVELYRAYVAFPDFFRNSTAKWWKREIEEMYNNPQNPERSLKFDGLWIDMNEPASFVNGAVSPGCRDASLNHPPYMPCKNPWSP